Proteins co-encoded in one Acidovorax sp. 69 genomic window:
- the secE gene encoding preprotein translocase subunit SecE, producing MATSQVETVNTGADKAKLAAVVALVIASVVGFYLLSKQGAVVQWVALIVGLVAAAGVFLVSESGRQFVAFAKDAWREVKKVVWPTRKETLQMTAYVFAFVVIMALFLWFTDKTLEWVLYDLILGWKKS from the coding sequence ATGGCCACTTCACAGGTTGAAACTGTCAATACAGGCGCAGACAAGGCCAAGCTCGCAGCAGTGGTGGCCTTGGTCATTGCGTCGGTTGTGGGCTTTTATTTGCTGAGCAAGCAGGGTGCTGTTGTTCAGTGGGTTGCGCTTATTGTTGGGCTGGTTGCGGCTGCCGGCGTGTTTCTGGTGTCCGAATCAGGCCGCCAGTTCGTTGCCTTTGCAAAGGATGCATGGCGCGAGGTGAAGAAGGTCGTCTGGCCTACCCGCAAAGAAACATTGCAGATGACGGCCTATGTGTTCGCCTTTGTGGTGATCATGGCTTTGTTCCTGTGGTTCACTGACAAAACCTTAGAGTGGGTTTTGTACGACTTGATTTTGGGGTGGAAAAAGTCATGA
- the tuf gene encoding elongation factor Tu has translation MAKGKFERTKPHVNVGTIGHVDHGKTTLTAAIATVLSAKFGGEAKAYDQIDAAPEEKARGITINTAHVEYETANRHYAHVDCPGHADYVKNMITGAAQMDGAILVCSAADGPMPQTREHILLARQVGVPYIIVFLNKCDMVDDEELLELVEMEVRELLDKYSFPGDDTPIIRGSAKLALEGDKGPLGEEAIMKLAEALDTYIPTPERAVDGAFLMPVEDVFSISGRGTVVTGRIERGIVKVGEEIEIVGIKDTVKTTCTGVEMFRKLLDQGQAGDNVGLLLRGTKREDVERGQVLCKPGSIKPHTHFTAEVYVLSKDEGGRHTPFFNNYRPQFYFRTTDVTGAIELPADKEMVMPGDNVSITVKLINPIAMEEGLRFAIREGGRTVGAGVVAKILA, from the coding sequence ATGGCAAAAGGAAAATTCGAGCGTACCAAGCCCCACGTCAACGTGGGCACGATCGGCCACGTGGACCATGGCAAGACGACGCTGACGGCAGCCATCGCTACCGTGCTGTCCGCCAAGTTCGGCGGCGAAGCCAAGGCATACGACCAGATCGATGCAGCGCCCGAAGAAAAGGCCCGCGGTATCACGATCAACACCGCCCACGTGGAATACGAAACGGCCAACCGCCACTACGCCCATGTGGACTGCCCCGGTCACGCCGACTATGTGAAGAACATGATCACGGGCGCTGCCCAGATGGACGGCGCTATTTTGGTGTGCTCGGCCGCTGACGGCCCTATGCCCCAGACCCGTGAACACATCCTGCTGGCTCGCCAGGTGGGCGTGCCTTACATCATCGTGTTCCTGAACAAGTGCGACATGGTCGACGACGAAGAACTGCTCGAACTCGTCGAAATGGAAGTGCGCGAACTCCTGGACAAATACAGCTTCCCTGGCGACGACACCCCGATCATTCGCGGTTCCGCCAAGCTCGCCCTGGAAGGCGACAAGGGTCCTCTGGGTGAAGAAGCCATCATGAAGCTGGCCGAAGCGCTGGACACCTACATCCCAACGCCAGAGCGCGCTGTGGATGGTGCCTTCCTGATGCCTGTGGAAGACGTGTTCTCGATCTCTGGCCGCGGCACCGTCGTGACAGGTCGTATCGAACGCGGTATTGTCAAGGTCGGCGAAGAAATCGAAATCGTCGGTATCAAGGACACCGTCAAGACCACCTGCACCGGCGTGGAAATGTTCCGCAAGCTGCTCGACCAAGGTCAAGCGGGCGACAACGTTGGCCTGCTGCTGCGCGGCACCAAGCGTGAAGATGTGGAACGCGGCCAAGTGCTGTGCAAGCCAGGTTCGATCAAGCCCCACACCCACTTCACCGCGGAAGTGTATGTGCTGAGCAAGGACGAAGGCGGCCGTCATACGCCCTTCTTCAACAACTATCGCCCTCAGTTCTACTTCCGCACGACCGACGTGACTGGCGCCATCGAGCTGCCAGCCGACAAGGAAATGGTCATGCCTGGTGACAACGTGTCGATCACTGTGAAGCTGATCAACCCCATCGCCATGGAAGAAGGCCTGCGCTTCGCCATTCGCGAAGGTGGTCGTACCGTGGGCGCTGGCGTCGTGGCCAAGATCCTCGCGTAA
- a CDS encoding TetR family transcriptional regulator, protein MARRTKEDAIATRSSLIDAAEQVFCEKGVSRASLSDIAQAAGATRGAIYWHFKDKVDLFSAMMDRVTLPLERGFGELECSTCPDPVERLRAVLALVLHGVASDERTRRVFEIALYKVEYVGELIGVRDRHVAASEGFTVQLASDFELAAQVQRIVLPMTPGEAAVGLHALFDGLIRNWILSEGAFDLVKVGRVGTDAFLQGLGLSLPSAVDGVEGYSPGKLLL, encoded by the coding sequence ATGGCGCGTCGAACCAAAGAAGATGCGATTGCCACGCGCAGCAGTCTGATTGACGCTGCGGAGCAGGTTTTTTGCGAGAAGGGGGTGTCGCGGGCCTCATTGAGTGACATTGCTCAGGCTGCCGGCGCCACCAGGGGGGCGATCTATTGGCATTTCAAGGACAAGGTAGATCTTTTCAGCGCCATGATGGATCGCGTAACGCTTCCGCTGGAGCGGGGTTTTGGTGAGTTGGAGTGCAGTACTTGTCCTGACCCGGTGGAAAGATTGCGAGCGGTTTTGGCGCTGGTGTTGCATGGGGTTGCCTCTGATGAGCGAACCCGCAGGGTGTTTGAGATTGCGCTCTACAAGGTGGAGTACGTGGGTGAGCTCATCGGTGTGCGTGATCGCCATGTGGCCGCCTCCGAGGGCTTTACGGTTCAGTTAGCCAGCGACTTTGAGCTTGCGGCGCAGGTGCAGCGGATTGTCTTGCCGATGACGCCCGGCGAGGCTGCAGTGGGGTTGCACGCTTTGTTTGATGGGTTGATTCGCAACTGGATATTGAGCGAGGGGGCTTTTGATCTGGTCAAGGTGGGGCGGGTGGGGACGGATGCGTTCTTGCAGGGTTTGGGTTTGTCGTTGCCCTCGGCGGTGGATGGGGTGGAGGGTTACTCTCCTGGCAAGTTGTTGTTGTGA
- a CDS encoding efflux RND transporter periplasmic adaptor subunit, producing MPQLRDPSVIPASSATSYRRTLSLIAISAATVLLGACSKTDGKAAAGGGQMPPVEVGVITATPGDVGLITELPGRVEASRVAQVRARAAGILQERLFKEGSDVKAGQPLFRIDPAPYAATAESARASLAKAQANLAQASAQAERYRPLVIANAISKQDFVNAEAAEKQAQADVAAAKASVRTADINLGYASVTSPISGRIGRALVTEGALVGQGEATALAVVQQINPVYVNFTQSASDVFQLRRAMESGQFKRAGSAEAASVKLVLSDGSEYAQAGKLLFTDLSVDSTTGQVTLRAEVPNPKGELLPGLYLRVRIEQAQASNAISLPQQAVTRTQQGDTVSVVGEDGKVTPRPVKISAAQNNRWIVLDGLKAGEKVMIDGFQKLQMLPPGTPVKPVPWLAPGAAASPATTPAAPASAPASAAKP from the coding sequence ATGCCCCAACTGCGTGACCCATCCGTCATCCCCGCCAGCTCTGCCACTTCCTATCGCAGAACGCTCTCCTTGATAGCCATAAGCGCAGCCACCGTTCTTTTGGGTGCCTGTAGCAAGACCGACGGCAAGGCTGCCGCAGGCGGGGGACAAATGCCGCCCGTTGAAGTCGGCGTCATCACAGCGACGCCCGGAGACGTTGGGCTAATCACCGAGTTGCCCGGCCGAGTGGAGGCATCACGGGTTGCCCAAGTCCGCGCTCGCGCCGCGGGCATCCTGCAAGAACGCCTTTTCAAAGAAGGCAGCGACGTGAAAGCGGGGCAACCCCTCTTCCGCATCGACCCTGCCCCGTACGCGGCGACTGCCGAGAGCGCCCGTGCCAGCTTGGCCAAAGCGCAGGCCAACCTTGCACAGGCCAGCGCCCAGGCCGAACGCTACCGCCCACTGGTCATTGCCAATGCGATCAGCAAACAAGACTTCGTGAACGCGGAAGCCGCAGAGAAGCAGGCCCAAGCCGACGTAGCAGCCGCCAAGGCATCCGTGCGTACGGCGGACATCAATCTGGGCTATGCCAGCGTGACTTCGCCGATTTCCGGACGCATTGGCAGGGCGCTGGTCACCGAAGGTGCTCTGGTCGGACAAGGAGAAGCCACGGCATTGGCCGTGGTGCAGCAAATCAATCCGGTGTATGTGAACTTCACCCAGTCAGCCAGCGACGTCTTTCAGCTGCGCCGCGCGATGGAAAGCGGTCAATTCAAGCGTGCAGGCAGTGCCGAGGCCGCCAGTGTGAAGCTTGTGCTCAGCGATGGGTCGGAGTACGCCCAGGCCGGCAAGCTGTTGTTCACCGACCTGTCGGTCGACTCCACCACCGGCCAGGTCACCTTGCGCGCCGAAGTACCCAACCCCAAGGGCGAGTTGCTGCCAGGCCTCTATCTGCGCGTGCGCATCGAACAGGCACAGGCCAGCAACGCCATCAGCCTGCCACAGCAGGCCGTCACGCGCACCCAACAAGGCGACACCGTCAGCGTTGTTGGCGAAGACGGAAAAGTGACCCCGCGCCCCGTCAAGATCAGTGCAGCACAGAACAACCGCTGGATCGTTCTCGATGGCCTCAAGGCCGGTGAAAAAGTGATGATCGACGGCTTCCAAAAGCTGCAAATGCTGCCGCCCGGCACTCCGGTCAAGCCAGTTCCATGGCTGGCGCCGGGAGCAGCCGCATCACCGGCAACAACACCCGCAGCCCCCGCATCAGCGCCTGCCTCGGCAGCCAAGCCATAA
- a CDS encoding efflux RND transporter permease subunit codes for MAKFFIDRPIFAWVIALFIMVMGGVAITQLPIAQYPPVAPPSIVINAAYPGASAQTLEDSVLSVIEREMNGSPGLIYMESVAQADGSGSITLSFQPGTNADLAQVDVQNRLSRASPRLPSAVTQQGVRVDKSRSNFLLFTMLSSTNPATDTVALGDYASRNIVPELQRVQGIGQAQLFGTERAMRIWIDPAKMVSFNLSAAEITAAIRAQNAQVASGTIGDLPNIAGQGIAATVVVNGQLSSVEQFGNIVLRANADGSTVRIKDVARVELGGQAYATAARLNGKPAVGIGVQLSPSGNALEAAKAVRAKMDELSRYFPEGMSWSIPYDSSRFVDISIKQVAETLVEAVALVFLVMFLFLQNWRYTIIPTIVVPIALLGTFATLLALGFSINVLTMFGMVLVIGIVVDDAIVVVENVERIMSEEGLSPVEATRKAMRQISGAIIGVTVVLISVFVPLAFFAGSTGNIYRQFSAVMVASIAFSAFMALSLTPALCATLLKPVEAGHHHEKRGFFGWFNRGFSRTAKGYEGFVARMLKRAARYLVIYAAIVGAVAVVYMRLPTSFLPSEDQGNIIVNVQLPPGATQERTLAVMEQVEGFILKQPEVQSMVGVLGFSFSGQGQNAALAFVTLKDWSERHGPGQSAQDVANRAFGGLMGIRDAFIFPLSPPPIPELGNASGFTFRLQDRGGAGHEALVKARNQLLGMASQSKVLTQVRPDGLEDAPQLQIDIDRDKANALGVPFDAINSALSTALGSSYVNDFPNQGRLQRVVVQADAPARMQPDDLLKINATNSQGKPVPLSAFATTRWVNGAQQTVRYNGYPAMRISGSPAPGFSTGAAMAEMEKLAGQLPAGFGFEWTGQSREEKLAGSQSLILYSFAILAVFLCLAALYESWSIPLAVILVVPLGVLGVLLATLLRGYANDVYFQVGLITIIGLSAKNAILIIEFAKDLQAQGKGVIESALAAAHLRFRPIVMTSMAFGLGVLPLAIASGAGSASQRAIGTGVLGGMITGTALAVFFVPVFFVVVRSLFKGSARQQEMNRRHAEEAGVGTHD; via the coding sequence ATGGCCAAATTTTTCATCGACCGCCCCATCTTTGCATGGGTCATCGCCCTGTTCATCATGGTGATGGGCGGTGTGGCGATCACGCAGCTACCGATCGCCCAGTACCCGCCCGTAGCGCCACCGTCCATCGTCATCAACGCCGCCTATCCCGGCGCCTCCGCACAAACACTCGAAGACAGCGTGCTGTCGGTCATCGAACGCGAGATGAACGGCTCGCCTGGATTGATCTACATGGAGTCAGTCGCGCAAGCGGACGGGTCCGGCAGCATCACCCTGAGCTTTCAGCCTGGCACGAATGCGGACCTGGCTCAGGTGGACGTACAAAACCGCCTCTCACGCGCATCACCGCGCCTGCCATCGGCGGTCACGCAGCAAGGCGTTCGGGTGGACAAATCGCGCTCCAACTTCCTGCTGTTCACCATGCTCTCGTCCACCAATCCGGCGACCGACACGGTGGCCCTGGGTGACTACGCCTCGCGCAACATCGTTCCCGAGTTACAGCGAGTGCAAGGCATCGGCCAGGCGCAGCTGTTTGGCACCGAGCGTGCTATGCGCATCTGGATCGACCCCGCCAAGATGGTGAGTTTCAACCTCTCAGCCGCCGAAATCACAGCCGCCATCCGTGCCCAAAACGCGCAGGTGGCCAGCGGAACGATCGGCGATTTGCCCAATATCGCGGGCCAGGGCATTGCGGCGACCGTCGTGGTCAACGGCCAGCTCTCCAGCGTGGAGCAATTCGGCAACATCGTGCTGCGTGCCAACGCCGACGGCTCCACGGTGCGCATCAAGGATGTGGCACGTGTAGAGCTGGGCGGCCAGGCCTATGCCACTGCCGCGCGCCTGAATGGCAAGCCCGCCGTGGGCATCGGCGTCCAGCTGTCGCCCAGCGGCAATGCGCTGGAAGCGGCGAAAGCCGTGCGCGCCAAAATGGACGAGCTCTCGCGCTACTTCCCCGAAGGCATGAGCTGGAGCATCCCCTACGACAGCTCACGCTTCGTGGACATCTCCATCAAGCAAGTGGCTGAAACCCTGGTCGAAGCGGTGGCGCTGGTGTTCCTGGTGATGTTCCTGTTCCTGCAGAACTGGCGCTACACCATCATCCCAACCATCGTGGTGCCGATTGCCCTGCTGGGCACATTCGCCACACTGCTGGCGCTGGGGTTCTCGATCAACGTGCTGACCATGTTCGGCATGGTGCTGGTGATCGGTATCGTGGTGGACGATGCCATCGTGGTGGTGGAGAACGTCGAGCGCATCATGAGCGAGGAAGGTCTTTCCCCGGTCGAGGCCACACGCAAAGCCATGCGTCAGATCTCGGGAGCCATCATTGGTGTGACCGTGGTGCTGATCTCGGTGTTCGTACCGCTGGCCTTCTTTGCCGGTTCCACTGGCAACATCTACCGCCAGTTCTCCGCCGTGATGGTCGCGTCAATCGCCTTCTCGGCCTTCATGGCCCTGTCGCTCACGCCCGCTCTGTGCGCCACGTTGCTCAAGCCTGTGGAGGCAGGCCACCACCATGAAAAGCGCGGCTTCTTTGGCTGGTTCAACCGTGGTTTCTCGCGCACCGCCAAGGGCTACGAAGGATTTGTCGCACGCATGCTCAAGCGGGCTGCCCGCTACCTCGTCATCTACGCCGCCATCGTGGGCGCCGTGGCCGTGGTGTACATGCGTCTGCCCACCTCGTTCCTGCCCAGCGAAGACCAGGGCAACATCATCGTCAACGTGCAACTGCCACCGGGCGCCACTCAAGAGCGCACGCTGGCCGTCATGGAACAGGTCGAAGGCTTCATCCTCAAGCAACCCGAAGTGCAAAGCATGGTGGGCGTGCTGGGCTTCAGCTTCTCAGGCCAGGGGCAGAATGCGGCTCTGGCCTTCGTGACGCTCAAGGACTGGAGCGAACGCCATGGTCCCGGCCAATCGGCACAGGACGTTGCCAACCGCGCCTTCGGCGGGCTGATGGGTATCCGCGATGCGTTCATTTTCCCGCTCAGTCCACCTCCGATCCCCGAGCTGGGTAACGCCAGCGGCTTCACCTTCCGCCTGCAGGACCGCGGAGGGGCTGGGCACGAAGCCCTGGTGAAGGCGCGCAATCAGCTGCTGGGCATGGCATCGCAAAGCAAGGTGCTCACGCAAGTGCGCCCCGACGGACTGGAAGACGCACCCCAGCTGCAGATCGACATCGACCGCGACAAGGCCAACGCGCTGGGCGTGCCGTTTGATGCCATCAACTCGGCGCTGTCCACTGCGCTCGGTTCAAGCTATGTCAACGACTTCCCGAATCAGGGCCGCCTGCAACGGGTGGTGGTGCAAGCCGATGCCCCCGCACGCATGCAGCCAGACGATTTGCTGAAGATCAACGCCACCAACAGCCAGGGCAAGCCGGTGCCACTCTCGGCATTTGCTACCACCCGCTGGGTCAACGGTGCGCAACAGACGGTGCGCTACAACGGCTACCCCGCCATGCGGATTTCGGGCTCTCCAGCGCCCGGATTCAGCACCGGCGCCGCCATGGCCGAGATGGAAAAACTGGCAGGCCAGTTGCCCGCAGGTTTCGGCTTCGAATGGACCGGCCAGTCGCGCGAGGAAAAACTGGCAGGTTCGCAATCGTTGATCCTTTACAGCTTCGCCATCCTGGCCGTGTTCCTGTGTCTGGCCGCGTTGTACGAGAGCTGGTCGATCCCGCTCGCCGTGATCCTGGTGGTGCCCCTGGGGGTGTTGGGTGTACTACTGGCCACCCTGCTGCGCGGCTATGCCAATGACGTGTACTTCCAGGTGGGCCTGATCACCATCATTGGCCTGTCGGCGAAGAACGCCATCCTGATCATCGAGTTCGCCAAGGATCTGCAGGCACAGGGCAAGGGCGTGATCGAGTCGGCCCTGGCGGCTGCCCACCTGCGGTTCCGGCCTATCGTGATGACCTCGATGGCCTTCGGGCTGGGGGTGTTGCCACTGGCCATCGCATCGGGGGCCGGCTCGGCCAGCCAACGCGCCATCGGCACCGGTGTGCTGGGCGGGATGATCACGGGCACAGCGCTCGCCGTGTTCTTCGTGCCGGTGTTCTTCGTAGTGGTGCGCAGCCTCTTCAAGGGCAGCGCGCGCCAGCAGGAAATGAACCGCCGCCACGCAGAAGAAGCAGGAGTTGGAACCCATGATTAA
- a CDS encoding efflux transporter outer membrane subunit, giving the protein MINYRSTPLALAAAALLAGCSLIPTYERPAAPVPATYTTPLTSTAIAQGTTGTAPWQDYFADPRLRQLIETALANNRDLRIAVLNIEQARATYQVRRADTYPSVGLGANASRAPATGTGNLTNSFSVGLAVSAWEIDFFGRIASLKEQALAQYLATEEGRNAAQVSLVAAVANGWLTLLADEELLDLSRQTLASRDESVRLTKMRLDAGVASELDFRQAESLTQAARATLAQQKRQRALDENALGLLLGQALPDDIRAGLTGSKLVDASVMAPLPAGLPSDLLTLRPDIRQAEQQLIAANANIGAARAAFFPRISLTAQAGTASGDLSGLFKSGSWGFSIAPSLLLPLFDAGRNQANLEISEASRGIAVAQYEKAIQTAFREVSDALAGQATLGEQAQAQQDQATAEAARLRLADLRYSNGVASYLDLLDAQRSLFTTQQAVVQVRLAQLQNQVALYKALGGGATQAGAKTPS; this is encoded by the coding sequence ATGATTAATTACCGCAGCACCCCCCTCGCCCTGGCCGCGGCAGCGCTGCTGGCAGGCTGCTCGCTCATCCCTACCTATGAGCGCCCCGCAGCGCCCGTGCCCGCCACCTACACAACCCCTTTGACCAGCACGGCTATCGCGCAGGGCACGACCGGTACAGCGCCTTGGCAGGACTACTTCGCAGACCCACGGTTGCGCCAACTGATCGAGACCGCCCTGGCCAACAACCGCGATCTGCGCATAGCCGTGCTCAACATCGAGCAGGCACGCGCCACATACCAAGTGCGCCGGGCCGATACATACCCCAGTGTTGGCCTCGGAGCCAATGCCAGCCGCGCCCCTGCCACAGGGACCGGCAACCTGACCAACTCGTTCAGCGTGGGGCTGGCTGTATCGGCCTGGGAGATCGACTTCTTCGGCCGCATTGCCAGCCTCAAGGAGCAGGCACTGGCCCAGTACCTCGCCACCGAAGAAGGCCGCAATGCCGCGCAAGTCAGCCTGGTGGCGGCCGTTGCCAACGGCTGGCTCACCTTGCTTGCCGACGAGGAGTTGCTGGATCTGTCGCGCCAGACACTCGCCTCGCGCGATGAATCCGTGCGCCTGACCAAAATGCGGCTCGATGCGGGCGTGGCGTCAGAACTCGACTTCCGTCAGGCCGAATCGCTCACGCAGGCGGCACGGGCCACCCTGGCACAACAAAAGCGCCAACGTGCGCTGGATGAAAACGCACTGGGCTTGCTGTTGGGCCAGGCGCTGCCCGACGACATCCGCGCCGGACTGACCGGAAGCAAGCTCGTCGATGCCTCCGTCATGGCGCCACTGCCTGCAGGCCTGCCCTCCGACTTGCTGACGCTCCGCCCCGACATCCGGCAGGCAGAACAGCAATTGATCGCAGCCAATGCCAACATCGGCGCAGCGCGGGCCGCCTTCTTCCCACGCATCTCGCTGACCGCCCAGGCCGGTACGGCCAGTGGCGACTTGTCGGGCTTGTTCAAGAGCGGATCGTGGGGGTTCTCGATCGCGCCATCTCTGCTGCTGCCGCTGTTTGACGCCGGCCGCAACCAGGCCAATCTGGAGATATCCGAAGCCAGCCGGGGCATTGCGGTTGCCCAGTACGAGAAAGCCATTCAGACGGCGTTCCGTGAGGTGTCCGACGCCCTGGCAGGCCAGGCCACGCTGGGTGAACAGGCTCAGGCCCAGCAAGACCAAGCGACAGCAGAAGCCGCACGCCTGCGTTTGGCCGACCTGCGTTACAGCAACGGTGTGGCCAGCTACCTGGACCTCCTGGACGCTCAGCGCTCGCTGTTTACCACCCAACAGGCTGTGGTGCAGGTGCGACTGGCCCAATTGCAAAACCAGGTAGCGCTCTACAAGGCCCTGGGAGGCGGCGCCACTCAAGCTGGCGCCAAGACCCCTTCCTGA
- a CDS encoding cytochrome c5 family protein produces MSDNHHEEAHTGPIKNPKQLLIAVLFSFVIPIFAIIGLVLYVTSADKPAAGAANPEKAIAERIQKIGMVEVRDANRPLKSGEDVFKAQCSACHASGAAGAPKFGDAAAWSARIGTGFEALVQSALKGKGAMAPQGGGDFNDTEIARAVVYMANAAGAKFAEPAAPAGAAAAAAPAAAPATEPAPAATAAAPAPVVAAAAGAGAGEALYKQACQVCHAAGVAGAPKFGDKAAWSARLPAGIDALYGSAVTGKGAMPPRGGSQASDADLRAAVEFMAAAVK; encoded by the coding sequence ATGAGCGACAACCACCACGAAGAAGCCCATACCGGCCCGATCAAAAACCCCAAGCAGTTGCTGATCGCGGTACTTTTCTCGTTTGTGATTCCGATCTTTGCCATCATTGGCTTGGTCCTTTATGTGACGTCGGCTGACAAGCCCGCTGCGGGTGCTGCCAATCCCGAAAAAGCCATTGCAGAGCGCATTCAGAAAATTGGCATGGTGGAAGTCCGCGATGCCAACCGCCCACTCAAGAGCGGCGAAGACGTGTTCAAGGCCCAATGCTCGGCTTGCCACGCTTCCGGCGCGGCGGGTGCTCCCAAGTTTGGCGACGCAGCCGCCTGGTCCGCACGCATTGGCACCGGCTTTGAGGCCCTGGTTCAGTCTGCCCTGAAGGGCAAGGGAGCAATGGCCCCGCAAGGTGGTGGCGACTTCAATGACACCGAAATCGCTCGCGCTGTGGTCTACATGGCCAACGCTGCTGGTGCCAAGTTCGCAGAGCCTGCTGCGCCCGCAGGTGCCGCCGCAGCAGCCGCTCCGGCTGCTGCCCCTGCGACCGAACCCGCGCCTGCAGCAACAGCAGCCGCCCCCGCGCCCGTAGTAGCCGCCGCAGCAGGTGCGGGCGCCGGAGAAGCCCTTTACAAGCAGGCTTGCCAGGTGTGCCACGCCGCTGGCGTGGCAGGTGCACCCAAATTTGGCGACAAGGCCGCCTGGTCCGCACGGCTGCCAGCGGGCATCGACGCCCTGTACGGCAGCGCCGTGACGGGCAAGGGTGCGATGCCTCCCCGTGGCGGCTCGCAAGCATCCGATGCGGACCTGCGCGCGGCGGTAGAGTTCATGGCGGCCGCTGTCAAGTAA
- a CDS encoding DUF2946 family protein produces the protein MDDIVKQALAKWPNVPDCYGWLGLDARGHWYLRDDAAQAAGPFPRSKGSLLQHDKLIAFIERNYESDAQGRWFFQNGPQRVYVELEVTPWVWRLHPEDYSATSHTGRKAVVRDCLVDERGLVYLTSDIGVGLVHTLDVAIAAEAVDAGHWMPQSVIADEMPARYGYCRSPSCSRPSSAMLPAQ, from the coding sequence ATGGATGACATCGTCAAGCAGGCACTCGCCAAGTGGCCCAACGTCCCGGATTGCTATGGGTGGCTGGGACTGGATGCGCGGGGCCACTGGTATCTGCGCGATGACGCTGCGCAGGCCGCTGGCCCCTTCCCTCGCAGCAAGGGATCGCTGTTGCAGCACGACAAACTCATTGCTTTCATCGAGCGCAACTATGAGTCGGATGCGCAAGGGCGGTGGTTTTTCCAGAACGGCCCCCAGCGCGTGTATGTGGAGCTAGAGGTCACCCCTTGGGTGTGGCGCTTGCACCCAGAGGACTATTCGGCCACCAGCCATACCGGCCGCAAAGCCGTGGTGCGCGATTGCCTGGTGGATGAACGGGGCCTTGTTTACCTTACTTCGGACATCGGTGTGGGCTTGGTGCATACGCTGGACGTGGCCATAGCTGCCGAGGCGGTAGATGCCGGGCATTGGATGCCACAGAGTGTGATCGCCGACGAGATGCCTGCACGTTATGGCTATTGCCGGAGCCCGAGCTGCTCAAGGCCATCGTCCGCCATGCTGCCCGCGCAATAA
- a CDS encoding YheT family hydrolase — translation MKYVAPRWLPGGQLQTIWPALYSRRVLGSRPEYRRERWDTPDGDFVDVDFLQSALAPVAPQSPQPLLVVFHGLEGSSRSHYGEAFADLARERGWACALPHFRGCSGEINRAPRAYHSGDHAEIGWILQRLRATHKGPLMAVGVSLGGNALLRWAAEVGTDAARSADAVAAVCSPIDLAAGGYAIGRGFNRQVYTRMFMRTLVPKALQKLAQHPGLFDRRALMAARDLYAFDNVFTAPLHGYRNTEDYWLRASAKPLLHRIAIPALVVNARNDPFVPAASLPGAHEVGRCVTLWQPQHGGHVGFPHGRPPGHVRAMPDAVGGWLSDHAGAAPAQRGQWAHG, via the coding sequence ATGAAATATGTAGCACCACGATGGCTGCCTGGAGGGCAGCTTCAGACGATCTGGCCCGCTTTGTACTCGCGCCGCGTGTTGGGCTCGCGGCCTGAGTACCGTCGCGAGCGCTGGGACACCCCGGACGGGGACTTCGTGGATGTGGACTTTTTGCAGAGTGCTCTGGCGCCCGTTGCACCGCAGTCGCCGCAACCGCTGCTGGTGGTTTTTCATGGCCTGGAAGGCTCCTCGCGCAGCCACTACGGCGAGGCGTTTGCAGACCTGGCGCGCGAGCGCGGCTGGGCCTGCGCGCTGCCGCATTTTCGGGGATGTAGCGGGGAGATCAATCGCGCGCCCCGGGCCTACCATTCGGGCGACCATGCCGAGATCGGCTGGATACTGCAACGGCTGAGGGCCACCCACAAGGGCCCGCTGATGGCGGTGGGTGTGTCGCTGGGCGGCAATGCGCTGTTGCGATGGGCCGCCGAAGTGGGTACTGACGCCGCGCGCAGCGCTGATGCTGTGGCGGCCGTTTGCTCGCCCATTGATCTGGCCGCGGGTGGGTATGCCATTGGCCGCGGGTTCAATCGGCAGGTTTACACCCGCATGTTCATGCGAACCCTGGTGCCCAAGGCCCTGCAGAAACTGGCGCAGCACCCAGGCTTGTTTGACCGCCGAGCACTGATGGCGGCTCGGGATCTGTACGCCTTTGACAATGTGTTCACGGCCCCCCTTCACGGATACCGGAACACAGAGGACTACTGGCTGCGGGCATCGGCCAAGCCCTTGTTGCATCGCATTGCCATCCCTGCGCTGGTGGTCAATGCCCGCAACGATCCGTTTGTGCCTGCGGCCAGTTTGCCCGGCGCGCACGAGGTGGGGCGGTGTGTCACGCTGTGGCAACCGCAACACGGCGGGCATGTGGGGTTCCCCCACGGGCGGCCGCCGGGGCATGTGCGGGCGATGCCCGATGCCGTGGGGGGGTGGCTCTCGGACCACGCCGGAGCGGCGCCTGCGCAGAGAGGACAATGGGCCCATGGATGA